AGGTCCGTCGAAAACCACCCAGAGAGAAGCATGCTCTTGATCGGATGTTCGAGCCATCCGGAAATTTCCCTCAAATCAGGGATGGGCACAGGGTTGCGCCGTGAATGCCCCCGCAGCCCGCTGAGGATCGAGCGGGATGCGGCGGGCACCTCCCCCAGCGGGCATCTTTGCGAAGACTCCATCCGTTGTCCCTTTTATCGCTCAAAGCTCAGCTTTGAGAAAACAGATCCCTCTCTATCGGCTCCCCCAGGCGGAAGGGAGGGATCGCCCGATGGAAGGTCTCCACGCCCCACAGGATGCGCCGGGCAAACGCCGGAAGGGGCAGCTGACGCATCCAGCCACCCCCCTGGCTCCGATGGCAGGCCGCCGCTCGTTCCTTCCGATCCAGCACCGACCGCACATCGATCCGGGTGGTCACCGGAAGCGCGGCCCGGATCGCCGCTTCCAGATCGATATCCCGATTGCGCCCGAGGCGGCGGAGATCCACCCCCAGGATCCGCAGAACAACCAGAAACGGCCGGAGCTGCCCGATGGGGAGCGTGGTGTAATATAGGCGCGCAGGACGATGGGGTTGGAGGCCTTGAGCCCGGTGTTCTGGGAACACTTCTGGATCGCCCGCGCGCTCGAAAGCCTCCCGCACGGCTCGATGCATATAGATGTGATCCGGGTGCCCGTATCCCCCATAAGGATCGAAG
This Thermoflexus sp. DNA region includes the following protein-coding sequences:
- a CDS encoding PIG-L deacetylase family protein; this translates as MAAMTRGTLLAAFAHPDDEAFGPGGTLALYVSRGYTVHLICATRGEAGSLAPGMESTADLGTIREMELRCAVEALGLHGLHLLGYRDSGMPGSPDQDHPAAFIRAPFEEVVRRLVALIRELRPDVVLTFDPYGGYGHPDHIYMHRAVREAFERAGDPEVFPEHRAQGLQPHRPARLYYTTLPIGQLRPFLVVLRILGVDLRRLGRNRDIDLEAAIRAALPVTTRIDVRSVLDRKERAAACHRSQGGGWMRQLPLPAFARRILWGVETFHRAIPPFRLGEPIERDLFSQS